One stretch of Chelonia mydas isolate rCheMyd1 chromosome 17, rCheMyd1.pri.v2, whole genome shotgun sequence DNA includes these proteins:
- the CCDC182 gene encoding coiled-coil domain-containing protein 182, with translation MANQFHSFFETSTMALCKEETIPMTLDMLTSKKMETNNPQARCLLSTLASAMCSQHASDVEKLRQELKNVQRDVKDFKQEVTSVICKIEGTLSYMMEVVTRLETRSNHVEQRLREEEDRGIVRNKVLTFLLPREKELREKCADLERRLWRKNV, from the coding sequence ATGGCGAACCAGTTCCACTCATTCTTTGAGACGAGCACAATGGCACTGTGTAAAGAAGAGACTATTCCGATGACCCTGGACATGCTGACGAGTAAAAAAATGGAGACAAATAATCCTCAAGCCAGATGCCTCCTCTCGACGCTGGCATCGGCCATGTGCAGCCAACATGCATCAGACGTGGAAAAACTGCGGCAAGAACTGAAAAACGTGCAGAGGGACGTGAAGGATTTCAAGCAAGAGGTCACAAGCGTGATCTGTAAAATAGAGGGCACCCTCAGCTACATGATGGAGGTGGTAACAAGACTTGAAACCAGAAGCAACCACGTGGAGCAGCGGCTGAGGGAAGAAGAAGACAGAGGCATAGTACGGAACAAAGTACTCACATTCTTGCTGCCGAGGGAGAAAGAACTGCGAGAGAAATGTGCTGATCTAGAGAGGAGGCTTTGGAGGAAAAATGTCTAG